The Nicotiana tabacum cultivar K326 chromosome 14, ASM71507v2, whole genome shotgun sequence genome contains a region encoding:
- the LOC107817768 gene encoding 26S proteasome non-ATPase regulatory subunit 13 homolog B-like: protein MTKGVEKGEEKRRQVSLLGFGFCVEKWGYKYSMPSKFHLSSVHELLKVGAVKLCSIEFSEYGSHSALLAGDTLIQLYHNFITDFEKKINLLKLAHFAVIVSRQYSEKEAAIGYLEGVVEKLLNTKEMSIEEPILYIKLQIALFKLEQGDQKECNKLLELGKITLDCMTDIDPSVYASLYWVSSQYHKARQEFVEFYKNALLCLAYTSVDSLSESFKLDLAFDLSLSALLGDNVYNFRELLAPPIIKSLIGSKVKWLYYIIEAFNTSDLVPYQELCCIHQTALSAQPALVQNEKMLLEKINILCLMEIIFSRPAEDRTIPLSALAERTKLSVENVEYLLMKSLSVHLIEGIMDQVEGTVHVCNDPTSRFEHLHFAR from the exons ATGACAAAGGGAGTAGAGAAAGGAGAAGAGAAGAGACGACAAGTGTCTTTGTTAGG GTTTGGTTTTTGTGTTGAGAAATGGGGTTATAAGTATTCTATGCCTTCAAAG TTTCACTTGTCCTCTGTGCACGAGTTATTGAAGGTTGGAGCTGTAAAATTGTGTAGCATTGAGTTCTCTGAGTATGGGTCACACTCAGCGCTGTTG GCTGGTGACACACTGATACAACTGTATCACAATTTCATCACTGATTTTGAGAAAAAGATCAATCTTCTGAAGCTTGCTCATTTTGCAGTAATTGTTTCTCGGCAATACTCAGAGAAAGAAGCTGCAATAGGTTACCTGGAAGGAGTAGTTGAGAAACTTCTAAATACTAAAGAGATGAGCATAGAAGAGCCGATACTGTATATTAAGTTGCAGATAGCCCTATTTAAGCTTGAGCAGGGGGATCAAAAAGAGTGCAACAAGCTTTTAGAACTGGGGAAGATTACACTTGACTGCATGACTGATATTGACCCCTCTGTTTATGCCAGCTTATATTGGGTTTCATCTCAGTATCATAAAGCTCGGCAAGAGTTTGTAGAGTTCTATAAAAATGCTCTCCTGTGTCTTGCATACACTTCAGTGGACTCTCTTTCGGAGTCATTCAAGCTG GATTTGGCATTTGATTTGTCTTTGTCAGCACTACTGGGAGACAACGTATACAACTTCAGAGAACTGCTTGCTCCCCCAATT ATAAAGAGTTTGATAGGGTCTAAGGTTAAATGGC tatattATATCATTGAAGCATTTAACACTAGTGATTTAGTTCCCTATCAAGAATTGTGCTGCATCCATCAAACTGCTTTAAGTGCTCAACCAGCATTAGTGCAGAATGAGAAAATGCTTCTGGAGAAGATCAACATTCTCTGCTTGATGGAGATCATCTTCAG TCGCCCGGCAGAGGATAGAACTATTCCATTGAGTGCCCTTGCAGAGCGCACTAAGCTTAGCGTGGAAAATGTAGAGTATCTCCTAATGAAGAGCCTCTCT gTGCATCTGATTGAGGGAATAATGGATCAAGTGGAAGGGACTGTTCATGTATGTAACGACCCCactagtcgttttgagcatttgcacttcgctcggtag